A single region of the Phycisphaerae bacterium genome encodes:
- a CDS encoding tRNA modification GTPase, protein MNLEDTIVAVSSPPGSCLRGIVRLSGPDSASIADCFFHPDNHESLSAVIESSERPAAVFGNLHIEHGSLPAMAFLFRSPRSYTGQNIVEIHCVGSPVVLGLMVVGAFESGARLAEPGEFTARAFFAGKLDLSQVHAVAGMIAARSDAQLAAAEQLLHGALSRRAIEARDELADLLSLVEGAMDFADEPIEFISASELAERLSRLYRMLSSTIAAGERAERWGRLPSVVLTGRPNAGKSSLLNRLTGTERSICAPIPGTTRDAVSSPMSLGGLECLLVDIAGHGAPVDALDAQAQRVALDAVEGADLIVEVVDASVVQGAIGMDSIGGDPTTEDCHLPNPAIPRLRVANKVDLLDERGMSALRRCTQAGRGLLPVSALTGDGVDELKEQIKVAIEGRSEDRRDSAIALMAEHRESLERAVDALERAVGLAKIQANRLSDADLIATELRIAADELGTLVGKDQTEDMLGRIFSRFCVGK, encoded by the coding sequence ATGAATCTCGAAGACACGATTGTCGCCGTCAGTTCACCCCCCGGGAGTTGTCTGCGCGGGATCGTGCGGCTCTCCGGTCCGGACAGCGCGAGCATCGCTGATTGCTTTTTCCACCCTGATAACCACGAATCGCTGTCGGCCGTAATAGAGTCATCCGAGCGGCCGGCTGCTGTCTTCGGAAACTTACACATTGAACATGGCAGCCTGCCTGCGATGGCATTTCTGTTTCGATCGCCTCGAAGCTATACGGGGCAAAACATTGTCGAAATTCACTGCGTCGGCTCACCTGTCGTACTGGGTCTGATGGTCGTCGGTGCCTTTGAGAGCGGTGCTCGCCTTGCAGAGCCGGGTGAATTCACGGCGAGGGCGTTTTTCGCGGGCAAGCTGGATTTGTCGCAGGTTCATGCAGTTGCCGGAATGATCGCCGCGCGATCCGATGCGCAGCTCGCCGCCGCGGAGCAGTTGCTTCATGGTGCGCTTTCCCGCCGAGCGATCGAAGCGCGCGACGAGTTGGCGGATTTGCTCTCGCTTGTGGAAGGGGCGATGGATTTTGCCGATGAGCCGATCGAATTTATCTCTGCGAGCGAACTCGCTGAGCGATTGTCGCGCCTTTACCGGATGCTCTCGTCAACCATCGCTGCCGGCGAACGGGCGGAACGCTGGGGCAGGCTGCCCAGCGTCGTACTAACGGGGCGGCCGAACGCGGGGAAGTCCAGTCTTCTGAATCGGTTGACGGGTACGGAACGGTCAATCTGCGCTCCGATCCCAGGAACAACTCGGGATGCCGTATCGTCGCCGATGTCGCTCGGGGGTCTGGAGTGCCTTTTGGTTGATATCGCCGGCCACGGCGCACCGGTTGACGCGCTTGATGCGCAAGCTCAACGAGTTGCCCTTGATGCCGTCGAGGGCGCCGATCTGATAGTCGAAGTCGTTGACGCAAGCGTAGTTCAGGGGGCAATTGGTATGGATTCAATCGGCGGCGATCCGACGACCGAGGATTGTCATTTGCCGAATCCGGCCATACCACGTCTGCGCGTGGCGAACAAAGTCGATCTGTTGGATGAGCGCGGGATGTCGGCGCTACGGCGTTGCACGCAAGCGGGCCGCGGATTGTTACCTGTCAGCGCATTGACTGGCGACGGCGTCGACGAACTCAAGGAGCAGATCAAGGTGGCTATCGAAGGTCGGTCGGAGGACCGTCGAGACTCGGCCATTGCTCTGATGGCCGAACATCGGGAGTCGCTGGAGCGGGCCGTCGATGCACTTGAACGCGCCGTTGGTTTGGCAAAGATTCAAGCAAACCGATTGTCCGACGCGGACCTGATCGCCACGGAACTTCGGATCGCGGCGGACGAGCTGGGCACGCTGGTTGGGAAGGATCAAACCGAGGACATGCTCGGCCGCATTTTTTCGCGTTTTTGCGTCGGGAAATGA
- a CDS encoding acyl-CoA thioesterase, giving the protein MSSQADGGRTISTLQLVKSEDLNHHQTLYAGRCVEWCVQAAYVCAENCFDEPRALVFMSIRSLSMRSPARVGDIVRLTGTLDYVGDSTIGVRVDATTLQPKHAPTIVATGTFLFCTVDEKGRAQAHGLPVIENGSQASQRRWTQTIEEERRHLGSR; this is encoded by the coding sequence ATGTCATCCCAGGCCGACGGCGGGCGGACGATCAGCACACTTCAACTCGTCAAGAGCGAAGATCTGAACCACCATCAGACTCTTTACGCCGGCCGTTGTGTTGAATGGTGCGTGCAGGCGGCTTATGTCTGCGCGGAAAACTGCTTCGACGAGCCGCGCGCGCTGGTATTCATGTCAATTCGCAGTCTGTCGATGCGTTCGCCGGCTCGAGTCGGAGATATAGTCCGTTTGACCGGCACGTTGGATTATGTGGGCGACTCAACGATTGGTGTTCGCGTTGATGCGACGACTCTTCAGCCGAAGCATGCACCGACAATCGTCGCGACCGGTACGTTTCTCTTTTGCACGGTGGATGAGAAAGGGCGGGCTCAAGCCCACGGCTTGCCGGTAATCGAGAACGGAAGTCAGGCTTCGCAGCGTCGCTGGACCCAGACCATCGAAGAGGAGCGTCGGCATCTGGGCAGTCGGTGA